A single region of the Brienomyrus brachyistius isolate T26 chromosome 10, BBRACH_0.4, whole genome shotgun sequence genome encodes:
- the LOC125751158 gene encoding BTB/POZ domain-containing protein KCTD12-like: MALPDNLSGILGEEQPFPEIVELNVGGQVYITRYTTLISVPDSLLWEMFSQKSAKGLARDNKGRFFVDRDGFLFRYILDYMRDQQLVLPDHFPERGRLQREAEFFNLPELVKLLTPRLSKQNSLGDEGCQSDPEESSPNTDSTRNLATLGAAAACAVLGGAGDGKRSGFITIGYRGSYTLGRDSQTDAKFRRVARIMVCGKTSLAKEVFGDTLNESRDPDRPPERYTSRYYLKFTFLEQAFDKLADAGFHMVACNSTGTCAFAHEQTDDKIWTSYTEYVFYRE; this comes from the coding sequence ATGGCTTTGCCGGATAACCTTAGTGGCATTCTTGGAGAAGAGCAGCCATTTCCAGAGATTGTGGAGTTGAATGTGGGTGGGCAAGTATACATCACTCGCTACACCACTCTCATTAGTGTACCAGACTCTCTCCTGTGGGAGATGTTCAGCCAGAAAAGTGCAAAGGGGCTAGCGCGCGACAACAAGGGCCGCTTCTTCGTGGACCGCGATGGCTTCCTGTTCCGCTACATCCTGGATTACATGCGTGACCAGCAGTTGGTGCTCCCTGACCACTTCCCGGAGCGCGGTAGGCTACAGCGGGAGGCTGAGTTCTTCAACCTGCCTGAGCTAGTCAAATTGCTGACTCCCAGGCTCAGTAAGCAGAACTCTCTGGGCGACGAAGGCTGTCAAAGTGATCCAGAGGAGTCCTCGCCCAACACCGACAGCACTCGCAACTTGGCCACGCTGGGGGCAGCGGCCGCCTGTGCTGTTCTGGGGGGAGCCGGGGATGGTAAGCGTTCAGGATTCATCACCATCGGctaccggggctcctacacgttGGGCCGGGACAGCCAGACTGATGCCAAATTTCGGCGGGTGGCACGGATCATGGTGTGTGGGAAGACTTCCCTGGCCAAAGAAGTTtttggggacaccctgaacgAGAGTCGGGATCCTGACCGCCCCCCTGAGCGCTACACATCCCGCTACTACCTCAAGTTTACCTTCCTGGAGCAGGCCTTTGACAAGCTTGCCGATGCTGGCTTCCATATGGTGGCCTGTAACTCCACTGGGACCTGCGCCTTTGCCCACGAACAGACGGATGACAAGATCTGGACAAGCTACACAGAATATGTGTTCTACCGTGAGTGA